tggcatgcatgcaaattgaattaatcctggaatattatatgataagtacttatgtatttgtgttatatttttcagctcatttccgaatgtcataatgcgtacgactattacggtgaatccgacgcGGAGACAGGCCTTGATGTCGAATCATTAGCTGCATCTGATTCTGGGGAGTCGCAAtcgtcggtcatcatgagtgaggtatgtatgtaatcaatgttgtatggaagtaatgttataccatagaaaactgttttcatggctatgttatgattgtgtaggtgacagaaGTTGAGGGTAaaaagaatgtccaagatactgctagtgcagatgataagagggatatgttcatgcagataatacAAATGACTTTTACGTCTCACGAGgctgcgtatgatttctacaacagctatgctagagataatggtttcagcattagaaagaatagggtcaggtatagcaaaaccgagtcacgtcatatgcgttataggcggtttgtttgttcCAGACAAGGAAAACGTGACAGCAggttgctaaccgaggaaggacacagCCGTAGGCTCAGACCCGAGACACGCTGCCACTGCGAAGCGCACCTGACCGTgaagcttgaccaaaagcgtggggtttggtatgttgatagttttgaggacaagcatagccatatcttggcaggaccggacgaggtaccttttctttggtcccacagaaaaatcaaagagtaccagaagcatgagataatgtccatgggagctgcagggattagaattcacgacatgatggattgcttcatcagcaaacatgtatggtacggcggtgttggttttaccaggcgtgaaatatacaacctttgcgccagggagaagaggaagctgctttcaaaaggtgatgctgccacagtCATAGGCATCATGGTcagtaggaaacagagggatcctagcttctttttcgagtacaaGCTAGACAAGGAAGGACATatgaataggatgttctggtgtgactcccagtctcgtcatgactatgaggacttcggcgacgtgcttgtatttgacagcacgtacaagatgaaccggtatggtatgccattcataccctttgttggtcttaacaatcaccggaagaccactgtttttgcttgtgccatagtttcggacgagaccgaagagacatatgtgtggctgctggagacttttttgaggtccatgtgtcaaaagatgcctaTGAGTGTTATCACGGATgccgacgctgcgatgatcaaggcaattcgccaagtcttgccagacgtgtggcaccgtatatgtacgtggcatatagaaaaaatatgaagattcacctcagtcacaagtccttgaaggagttccgaactcttctgtactacagcacgtccacggccacgtttgaggagagatggcacgcgttttccaaaagatggcagtcggaaaaaacagtaacatggttgagacggatgtataagaagaggagactgtgggccgcggcttatctgacagagggtttttggcttggcatgaaaagcaaccagaggagtgaaagtctaaactcatgccttcacctccacctagacggtgaaatgaccctggtggatatgattttgcactatgagaacGCCGTTGTACGTATCCGTGAGAATGAGGCACGAGATGATtgcacggcctcacagagtttaccggtgccagttactagctcgagggaacttgagatagctgcttctcacgtcttcactccagcaaacttctatatgttgcaagctGATCTTAGGAAAATTGGtggcatggagattgtagaaataaagctcggagacggatcacagcagtacatcgtggcctggaagaataaccggaagagccgtttttgggtggagtacactccagtaaattccgcagaaactataaggtgcagctgcagaagaatgattcgaaagggtctaccttgcaagcacatattccatgtactgaagtacttgaatatatctgaaataccaaagtgtttagttcttgtgcGGTTCACGAAAGAcgcaaggttgggactgcccgcCAGGCGCACAAGCGATCTGTTGGGATTTGGATGGACTGGAGCAGctgaaagaatgaaatatagccaggtcagtgtgttGGCTTCAGAAGCTATGCATGCAGCATGCAAACACCCAactttgtgggatcagttacaggagAGTTTGAAGGCCGTGATAGCTAAGAGCCATGAGTATGATCAGCTAAAGGAAAATTTGAGTAAGAAAACGGCTGATCTTAGTACTTGTGCAATTGAATATGTAGATGATGGTGAAGGCAACATAGTTGAAGTTCATGATCCTATTAAAGTATCAACGAAAGGTGCAACTAAGGTAGATGAGAACCGCCCTATGTCGAAAAATGGTAGGCCACTTTCGTACGACGAGATCAGAATCAGGTGCGGCGCATGCAAATTGCTAGGGCACACTAAACGcagcaagaaatgcaaactaaataAGAAGTAAGTTTTTGTATGCATTGTAGGTTATAATTGTTTTTAACTTGTCATTCATTAACTTTTCCTGTTATCGTGTGCAGAAGCGTGGTGGGCGAAGAAGAGTAGAACAGTTGCTAAAGTTATGTTAGGATGAATCCAGTGATCTAATAGTGAGGTGTTTACAATGTGTTACTGCATACATGATACATGATATATACTATTGCAAGAGGCCAGTACCTTGAGATAGTGCTTGTAGCATATATGGACTAAACAGGAGGCGGTCACTAGGGACTTTAATCATGGAAAATGGATAGCATTTTAGCCATTGTAATGATGGCATCTTTTGTGTTGTCCACTGTAGTTATATTATATTAGAAAACTAGACGATACCCGGCATGTTGTTGCGGGAATGTCTTTGCAATATATTCATAGAGAAATGGTTACGTGTAACATGTATatgttgttgcgggaatattttgtTTGCATGTTGTGGTGGACCTTTCTCCATACATGTTGAATGACGAGGTGGCAaacttgcatgttaagagaaataggttagtggtggctagttgtttagatatagaagatgtaaTTATGTGtggtaataattaaaaaaaattcacTCCTTTGGTTCACCaccatttagatatagaagataccaGCTCACTTTGGTCTATAGTATAGACTTCGTACCAAAAACCCACCATTTTCCcctcataaagaaaagaaaaacccacCATTTTATGGCTTGTAGTGTAACTCGGGCCGCTTGTCGCGATGACGTGGAGGGGGGGTGACGGATGCCGTAAGACGGCGCGACACACGGCCGCTCCCATTGCCGAGCCCATTTAACAATTTTTATTTTGATTACAGCCCGTTTAAATGGGCCGCGCTGGCCACCTGGTCGGGGCGGTTCTTCCCTCGCGATCTCCACGCGCGTTCTATCTATCCactgcaaccgccgccgccgctgccgccaccgatCCACGTCTTGCCGCCGGTCACGTTACGCCATGGTTTCGTGGAGCGAcgagtcgagctcttcttcggATGGCGAATCCGTGACTAGCCTGCAGGTACGCTCCTACTATATAATCTCCAAATAGTGCTAGGCTTAGGGTTAGAGTTCTTCATTTCCGGTATTTAACGCAGGGCGTTGATTTGTGCATTATCTCTGTTGTTTCGTTTAGCTTCCTACGACTATCCCTTGCTATGAATGGAGTGGCATTGCTCATGATCTGTCTTCTCGTTGTCTGCACCGAGAACCTTGCGTCAGGCTAGTTGCTTTTGATTCCTTGGACACTGGCAGACGTTTTCTTGCCTGTGGTCAGAAGGTATGTTGTTCCGTACTGTAAATATATGTTTAAATTACCTCGTGCTCGATTTACTTCGCGGTAATCCATTGTTCTGCCCAAAATTGCATACATTTCAATTAATTTGTGCATTTACAAAGTCCGTATTTATGTTGTTTTTTTACGGTCTAATATTTGTTTTAGCACATAATAGCATATACTTGTAGTTAATTGatccatatatatatgtatatcattGCATGCTACATTTTGTGTTTATATGATTGAGACCATATTTTTAGTGCATTGCATGTAATTGTATTGCATTTGTGCATATATGATTGAGACCATATTTTTTCATACTGTAGGAAGAAGTGAAATGTAACTATGTGGAATGGGTAGACCCGGAGTGGTCAGTGGCTACGAAGTTCTGCCTGAGAGAACTGTGGAGCATGTATGACGAGAAGCTGAGACAGAATATTAAGAATGCTGAAGAAAAATGCATGTTAATTG
This window of the Triticum aestivum cultivar Chinese Spring chromosome 5D, IWGSC CS RefSeq v2.1, whole genome shotgun sequence genome carries:
- the LOC123123588 gene encoding protein FAR-RED ELONGATED HYPOCOTYL 3-like, yielding MTLVDMILHYENAVVRIRENEARDDCTASQSLPVPVTSSRELEIAASHVFTPANFYMLQADLRKIGGMEIVEIKLGDGSQQYIVAWKNNRKSRFWVEYTPVNSAETIRCSCRRMIRKGLPCKHIFHVLKYLNISEIPKCLVLVRFTKDARLGLPARRTSDLLGFGWTGAAERMKYSQVSVLASEAMHAACKHPTLWDQLQESLKAVIAKSHEYDQLKENLSKKTADLSTCAIEYVDDGEGNIVEVHDPIKVSTKGATKVDENRPMSKNGRPLSYDEIRIRCGACKLLGHTKRSKKCKLNKKSVVGEEE